In the Acropora muricata isolate sample 2 chromosome 1, ASM3666990v1, whole genome shotgun sequence genome, one interval contains:
- the LOC136924540 gene encoding uncharacterized protein, translating into MQEGHVARYCTNPPNVWGTTTANAAADDSADVSCMDASAAEEVSPSSSAPIGSWGSQVDLRNSERATASEGPRENSIVSTPQLFSSSADTAGSEAIVPSGSDDVVDHESCGQTCAKVNDGNDKSYSTSAMGVLDHDARDALQPSCNSFYSNDTVCSDVVSEIGVEKDPADISNISKNADNEVNDNNDNDVSVIVVDSGFVPPSSVSDIIHSTEVVGGNLRPDVSDSHVESHEAVVASNSLSAPPPSASSEVEMVEASAVRKRSRPPGLSDGESSGSAPSLKKGTKKGVRKSGGPGVLSQTVSQRETRSTPATVESRSTRSR; encoded by the coding sequence ATGCAGGAGGGCCATGTGGCCCGGTACTGCACCAACCCTCCCAATGTCTGGGGCACTACCACAGCCAATGCTGCTGCTGATGATTCTGCTGATGTGTCATGTATGGATGCTTCTGCTGCTGAGGAGGTTTCGCCCTCCTCTTCGGCTCCCATTGGTAGCTGGGGATCGCAAGTCGATCTGCGTAATAGTGAACGTGCTACTGCTTCTGAGGGTCCTAGAGAAAACTCCATTGTCTCTACGCCACAGCTTTTTTCTAGTTCTGCTGACACTGCTGGGTCTGAGGCAATAGTTCCCTCTGGCTCTGATGACGTTGTCGACCACGAGTCATGTGGTCAAACCTGCGCTAAAGTAAATGATGGTAATGATAAAAGTTATAGTACAAGTGCAATGGGGGTTTTAGATCATGATGCCCGTGACGCTTTGCAACCCAGTTGCAATAGTTTTTATAGTAATGATACTGTTTGTAGTGATGTTGTAAGCGAAATTGGGGTTGAAAAGGACCCCGCTGATATTAGTAATATAAGTAAGAATGCTGATAATGAAgttaatgataacaatgataatgatgtGAGTGTAATAGTGGTGGACTCTGGCTTTGTGCCCCCTAGTAGTGTTAGTGATATTATTCATAGTACCGAGGTTGTTGGAGGCAATTTAAGGCCTGATGTAAGTGATAGTCATGTGGAAAGCCATGAGGCTGTGGTTGCTAGTAATTCTCTATCGGCTCCGCCTCCTTCTGCTAGTTCTGAGGTTGAGATGGTCGAGGCTTCGGCGGTTCGCAAACGAAGCCGTCCTCCCGGTTTATCTGATGGTGAAAGTTCTGGTTCTGCACCATCCCTCAAAAAGGGGACGAAAAAAGGTGTGCGGAAGTCTGGAGGGCCCGGGGTGCTATCCCAGACAGTTTCTCAACGGGAAACTCGTTCCACGCCTGCCACAGTTGAATCACGTTCTACTCGATCGCGATAA